One genomic window of Leptotrichia wadei includes the following:
- a CDS encoding recombinase family protein — protein MKFGYARVSTAKQDLTRQIASLENAGCNEVYCDIQSGKNMKRDELQKILSKIRENDTFVVTDIDRLGRNFTEVTELYTKLKDMKVNIAVINQELLNHNVNDKKDEIVNVVVIPLLIYLAERERSILIERINDGIKNMPLGKSGKRYSRKTGNVIGRPVKVLNLSKEEQDMLKRVRNKEISVKSFCRFMQISRSSYYKYYRNSYLD, from the coding sequence ATGAAATTTGGATATGCAAGAGTAAGCACGGCAAAGCAGGATTTGACAAGGCAGATAGCATCGCTTGAAAATGCTGGCTGTAATGAAGTTTATTGTGATATACAGAGCGGAAAAAATATGAAGAGGGATGAACTGCAGAAAATTTTATCAAAAATTCGTGAAAATGACACATTTGTTGTCACAGATATTGACAGGCTTGGGCGTAATTTTACAGAAGTTACTGAGCTTTATACAAAGCTTAAGGATATGAAAGTTAATATTGCTGTAATCAATCAGGAACTTTTAAATCATAATGTGAATGACAAAAAGGATGAAATTGTAAATGTTGTTGTAATTCCTCTTCTAATATATTTAGCTGAAAGGGAACGAAGCATTTTGATTGAAAGAATAAATGACGGAATTAAAAATATGCCACTTGGAAAATCTGGGAAAAGATACAGCAGGAAAACTGGAAATGTAATTGGACGGCCAGTTAAAGTCTTAAATCTTTCAAAAGAGGAGCAGGATATGTTAAAACGAGTACGAAATAAAGAAATAAGCGTAAAAAGTTTTTGCAGGTTTATGCAGATAAGCAGATCCTCGTATTATAAATATTACAGGAACAGTTATCTTGATTAA
- the relB gene encoding type II toxin-antitoxin system RelB family antitoxin has product MASISLKVSDMEKKFLQSMAQFEGVTLSELIKSKVFDSLEDEYDAKIADLRLSEYESYLKNGGEVLKWEEL; this is encoded by the coding sequence ATGGCTTCTATAAGTTTAAAAGTGTCCGATATGGAAAAAAAATTTTTGCAAAGTATGGCACAATTTGAAGGAGTTACATTGTCAGAGTTAATAAAATCAAAAGTGTTTGACTCACTAGAAGATGAATACGATGCCAAAATAGCAGATTTAAGATTATCAGAATATGAAAGCTATTTGAAAAATGGAGGAGAAGTTTTAAAATGGGAAGAACTGTAA
- a CDS encoding type II toxin-antitoxin system RelE family toxin, with amino-acid sequence MGRTVKYKIIPTPHFAKDFSKLDEFVKKRIKIYLENITKDPRSKGKMLKANRKGQWRYRIGDFRVIVNIQDENLVVLALEVGHRKNIYNS; translated from the coding sequence ATGGGAAGAACTGTAAAATATAAAATAATCCCAACTCCACATTTCGCAAAAGACTTTAGCAAACTAGATGAATTTGTAAAAAAAAGAATAAAAATTTATTTAGAAAATATTACAAAAGATCCACGCAGTAAAGGAAAAATGTTGAAAGCAAATAGAAAAGGACAATGGAGATACAGAATAGGAGATTTCAGAGTTATTGTAAATATCCAAGATGAAAATTTAGTAGTATTAGCGTTAGAAGTAGGACATAGAAAAAATATTTATAATAGTTAA
- a CDS encoding bifunctional DNA primase/polymerase: MSKDDFVRISSYQLGSVEDWIRLYGYKNKFLKDRGFKEVDPFTFYRDLFPEGSLQKKGEHLDENHSIKGNIIGIQISKAKKRSKSFIITDDLEGIKYVTDVSFGLIAPVNYFGKNRISKNARFLFAFVIDLDYVRENNIRDLLFQIKNKLLPNPTYIVNSGRGLHLYYFLDEPLPLYRHYQKTLTQFKELLIDRIWNDYTSSKKEKDMTGVLQGFRTVGSWSKLGKEYPVRAFKVGKRTNLEELKASIPFCKFDVSLKFPQKDKKKSKKLEYYKKNFPDWYERRIINKEPARERKWIVKRALYDWWKMKIIEKIGAGHRYFGIMTLAIYAKKCGISYEELEKDAFGFLEILDNRTEEEDNHFEIDDIVAALNCYHDNYFTFPRDTIAKLTNVDIPKNKRNGRKQKVHLMGARAVQEVNDRMNGTNWREGNGRPKGSGTKENQVKEWRKNNPDGKKAQCIRDTGLSKMTVYKWWNQ, encoded by the coding sequence ATGTCTAAAGATGATTTCGTTAGGATCAGTTCTTATCAATTAGGTTCAGTTGAAGATTGGATTCGTTTGTATGGTTATAAAAATAAGTTTTTGAAAGATAGAGGATTTAAGGAAGTTGATCCTTTTACTTTCTATAGGGATTTATTTCCTGAAGGTAGTTTGCAGAAAAAAGGAGAGCACCTAGATGAAAATCATAGCATTAAGGGCAATATAATTGGTATTCAAATTAGTAAGGCAAAGAAAAGAAGTAAAAGTTTTATTATCACTGATGATCTGGAAGGAATAAAATATGTTACAGATGTTTCTTTTGGTTTAATTGCTCCTGTTAATTATTTTGGAAAGAATAGGATTTCTAAAAATGCCAGATTTCTTTTTGCTTTCGTCATTGATTTGGATTATGTAAGGGAAAATAATATTAGAGATCTACTGTTTCAAATTAAAAATAAGCTTTTGCCTAATCCTACATACATTGTAAACAGCGGCCGTGGACTTCATCTATATTATTTTCTTGATGAACCGTTGCCGTTATATCGGCATTATCAAAAAACTTTAACTCAATTTAAAGAACTTCTGATTGATAGAATTTGGAATGATTATACAAGTTCTAAAAAAGAAAAGGATATGACTGGAGTTCTGCAAGGATTTAGGACTGTTGGATCTTGGAGCAAATTAGGAAAAGAATATCCAGTAAGAGCTTTTAAAGTAGGTAAAAGAACGAATTTGGAAGAATTAAAAGCGAGTATTCCGTTTTGTAAATTTGATGTCAGTTTAAAATTTCCACAGAAAGATAAGAAAAAATCTAAAAAATTAGAATATTACAAAAAAAATTTTCCAGACTGGTATGAGAGAAGGATTATAAATAAAGAACCGGCAAGGGAAAGAAAATGGATAGTTAAGAGAGCCTTGTATGACTGGTGGAAAATGAAAATTATAGAGAAAATAGGTGCGGGTCATAGATATTTTGGGATTATGACTCTGGCAATTTATGCTAAGAAGTGTGGGATAAGCTATGAAGAGTTAGAAAAGGATGCTTTTGGATTTCTGGAAATTTTAGACAACAGAACTGAGGAGGAAGATAATCATTTTGAAATTGATGATATTGTGGCAGCTTTAAATTGTTATCATGATAATTATTTTACATTTCCTAGAGATACGATAGCGAAACTGACTAATGTTGATATTCCTAAAAATAAAAGAAATGGAAGAAAACAGAAAGTTCATTTAATGGGTGCTAGAGCTGTTCAAGAAGTTAATGATAGAATGAATGGAACAAATTGGAGAGAAGGAAATGGAAGACCTAAAGGAAGTGGTACAAAAGAAAATCAGGTAAAAGAATGGAGAAAAAATAATCCTGATGGAAAAAAGGCACAGTGCATTAGAGACACTGGATTGTCAAAAATGACTGTGTATAAATGGTGGAATCAATAA
- a CDS encoding replication initiation protein, whose translation MIIVKYHNNLNSIGLRNFNSNELNILMAICSRMKEKEEEVITFHFDKLKKLINYSDNTPATFVKDLESTYDKLISIKLKVGDERRFIKFVLFTRYSVDIEEKIVEIAVNKEFAWVLNALNVSFTAFELKEFLSLKSSYAKEFYRRMKQFKSTGIWRVSIEEFRKMLDISEKYKIGEIDKWVLKPIQKELGDRFNLKIKKLYNKKSRGRPSVSGFIFTFLREDLEQRKERSIENKKIDKDSFISYFLHRKVRMYDRMTKMFNILAIESMRIKEDETVLIRVQNMDDMYKQVFEFESIRHFENWFSKYGI comes from the coding sequence ATAATAATAGTTAAATATCATAATAATCTTAATAGTATCGGATTAAGAAATTTTAATTCAAATGAACTTAATATTTTGATGGCAATTTGTAGCAGAATGAAAGAAAAAGAGGAAGAAGTAATAACTTTTCATTTTGACAAATTAAAAAAACTTATTAACTATTCTGATAATACACCTGCAACTTTTGTAAAAGATCTTGAAAGTACGTATGATAAGTTAATCAGTATTAAATTAAAAGTTGGAGATGAAAGACGTTTTATAAAATTTGTGTTATTTACTCGATATTCAGTAGATATAGAAGAAAAAATAGTTGAAATAGCCGTTAATAAGGAATTTGCTTGGGTTCTAAATGCACTAAATGTCAGTTTTACTGCATTTGAATTAAAAGAATTTTTAAGTTTAAAATCAAGCTATGCAAAAGAATTTTATCGAAGAATGAAGCAATTTAAATCTACTGGAATTTGGAGGGTTAGTATTGAAGAATTTAGAAAAATGCTTGATATTTCTGAAAAATATAAAATAGGAGAAATTGATAAATGGGTTTTAAAACCGATACAAAAAGAACTTGGAGATAGATTTAACTTAAAAATAAAAAAATTATATAACAAAAAATCAAGAGGACGTCCAAGTGTTTCAGGATTTATTTTTACATTTCTAAGAGAAGATTTAGAACAAAGGAAAGAAAGAAGTATTGAAAATAAAAAAATAGATAAAGACAGTTTTATTAGTTATTTTTTACATAGAAAAGTTAGAATGTACGATAGAATGACAAAAATGTTTAATATTTTAGCAATAGAATCTATGCGAATAAAGGAAGATGAAACGGTACTAATAAGAGTTCAGAATATGGATGATATGTATAAGCAAGTTTTTGAATTTGAAAGTATAAGACATTTTGAAAATTGGTTTAGCAAGTATGGAATTTAA